From one Streptomyces sp. ICC1 genomic stretch:
- a CDS encoding ATP-binding protein has product MDFCSIPLASKLCSAADAIDFVNDPGKAITEGIGNWIAKSAGEFAAASADLAAEAVNATTKVDLRAGWFVANYELLLPIGLTLLVATFCAQLIRAAVKRDGQALAQAFTGTASGVIFCFVAIAGTTIAIEVVDALSDGLFAAAGTSIEEAVRRMVKASSVASMVPLGWMIPGIVGIGAGTGAILYWCVMMVRKVGILVLVTLAVFAGAGGGWEAARRWRRGWIEATATLVVSKLLMTIVFLLGISALGQTQAKDGLGALADCLAGVVIMMMVLLCPYATFKFVHWAAEGTDGESIHRAGGTGAQMAKQHTEQAARKAAAMAATGGAGAAAGAGAGASPQGPASFPGDIAANPTGGSGGEQNSSPMPSSGGGAATDALSKAVQPPPTSVSQDTSGHLGGSIGTSSGAPSEPPGPSGSGGTGPVPRSTQGPPQGAPAQGPAVASSPFASGPPPTGS; this is encoded by the coding sequence GTGGACTTCTGTTCCATTCCCCTCGCCAGCAAACTGTGCAGCGCCGCCGACGCCATCGACTTCGTCAACGATCCGGGCAAGGCGATCACCGAGGGCATCGGCAACTGGATCGCCAAGTCGGCCGGCGAGTTCGCCGCCGCATCCGCCGACCTCGCCGCCGAAGCCGTCAACGCCACCACCAAAGTCGACCTGCGGGCCGGCTGGTTCGTCGCCAACTACGAACTGCTCCTGCCGATCGGCCTGACCCTCCTGGTCGCCACGTTCTGCGCCCAGCTCATCCGGGCCGCCGTCAAGCGCGACGGCCAGGCCCTGGCCCAGGCCTTCACGGGCACCGCCAGCGGCGTCATCTTCTGCTTCGTCGCCATCGCCGGCACCACCATCGCCATCGAAGTCGTCGACGCCCTGTCCGACGGCCTGTTCGCGGCAGCGGGCACCTCCATCGAAGAGGCGGTGCGGCGCATGGTCAAGGCCAGCTCCGTCGCCTCCATGGTCCCGCTGGGCTGGATGATCCCCGGCATCGTCGGCATCGGAGCCGGCACCGGGGCCATCCTCTACTGGTGCGTGATGATGGTCCGCAAGGTCGGCATCCTCGTGCTGGTCACGCTCGCCGTGTTCGCCGGGGCCGGCGGCGGCTGGGAAGCCGCACGGCGCTGGCGCCGGGGCTGGATCGAAGCCACCGCCACGCTCGTGGTCAGCAAGCTGCTGATGACGATCGTGTTCCTCCTGGGCATCTCCGCCCTCGGCCAGACCCAGGCCAAGGACGGACTCGGCGCCCTCGCCGACTGCCTCGCCGGAGTCGTGATCATGATGATGGTCCTGCTCTGCCCGTACGCCACGTTCAAGTTCGTCCACTGGGCGGCTGAGGGCACCGACGGCGAGTCGATCCACCGGGCCGGCGGTACCGGCGCTCAGATGGCCAAACAGCACACCGAGCAGGCAGCCCGCAAGGCCGCCGCGATGGCCGCCACGGGCGGAGCCGGCGCAGCGGCCGGAGCCGGAGCCGGGGCATCCCCCCAGGGCCCGGCCAGCTTCCCCGGCGACATCGCCGCCAACCCCACCGGCGGCTCCGGAGGCGAGCAGAACAGCTCCCCGATGCCGTCCTCCGGCGGAGGTGCGGCCACCGACGCGCTGTCCAAGGCCGTCCAGCCTCCGCCAACCAGCGTGAGCCAGGACACCAGCGGGCACCTCGGCGGAAGCATTGGTACTAGCTCAGGCGCCCCGTCCGAGCCCCCCGGTCCGTCCGGTTCCGGCGGCACGGGTCCCGTTCCGCGCAGCACCCAGGGCCCGCCGCAGGGCGCGCCCGCACAGGGCCCGGCCGTCGCGAGCAGTCCCTTCGCGAGCGGCCCCCCGCCCACCGGTTCCTGA
- a CDS encoding DUF6112 family protein → MPISLADRVLYLAYDPGITPKEGGLPGLDVLKKVVNSINMFGIIAVVGALAISLGVWAWGHHSGGHQAEANGKKGAVVSAGAALGLGAANGIVAFFSGLGTQVH, encoded by the coding sequence ATACCCATTTCACTCGCAGACCGCGTCCTCTACCTCGCCTACGACCCCGGAATCACTCCAAAGGAGGGCGGCCTTCCCGGGCTCGACGTCCTGAAGAAGGTCGTCAACTCGATCAACATGTTCGGCATCATCGCCGTCGTCGGCGCCCTCGCCATCTCCCTCGGCGTATGGGCCTGGGGCCACCACAGCGGCGGCCACCAGGCCGAGGCCAACGGCAAGAAGGGCGCCGTCGTCTCGGCCGGCGCGGCCCTGGGCCTGGGCGCCGCCAACGGCATCGTCGCCTTCTTCTCGGGACTCGGGACCCAGGTCCACTAG
- a CDS encoding C40 family peptidase: MKAVAAAIGVLCLSPLVLATTATMAAAGSGAASKGAACAPGGSSVDAAAVAKQVAAILGGQGGDGSIRVEGLELPAEQIPHAKTIVATGIALKVPERGQVVALATAIQESRLRNLNSGDRDSLGLFQQRPSQGWGTPEQIRDPVYAATKFYKGLLAVKGWQQMTITQAAQAVQLSGFPNAYAQWEPLARALQQAIVQTLPNGGTGQTGQEPGTAPGGAGGCKPGEDGAGWGSIPEGTVPAGYKIPADASPKVRIAIDWAMHQLGTLYQWGGTCTAPHGPDPMGRCDCSSLMQQAYAKAGIQLTRTTYTQVKEGDAVPANTLIPGDLLFTRGTAAVPEHVGMYIGAGLVINAPRTTKPVRIEKVGDWQILAVRRIPALNS, from the coding sequence TTGAAGGCCGTAGCCGCCGCCATCGGCGTCCTCTGCCTCTCCCCCCTCGTCCTCGCCACCACCGCCACCATGGCCGCAGCCGGAAGCGGCGCAGCCTCCAAGGGCGCCGCCTGCGCGCCCGGCGGCAGCAGCGTCGATGCCGCCGCGGTCGCCAAGCAGGTCGCGGCGATCCTCGGCGGCCAGGGCGGCGACGGCTCGATCCGCGTCGAAGGCCTGGAACTGCCCGCCGAGCAGATCCCCCACGCCAAGACCATCGTCGCCACCGGCATCGCCCTGAAGGTCCCCGAGCGCGGACAGGTCGTCGCGCTCGCCACCGCCATCCAGGAATCCCGGCTCCGCAACCTCAACTCCGGCGACCGCGACAGCCTCGGGCTGTTCCAGCAACGGCCCAGCCAGGGCTGGGGCACCCCCGAGCAGATCCGCGACCCCGTTTACGCCGCCACCAAGTTCTACAAGGGGCTGCTGGCCGTCAAGGGCTGGCAGCAGATGACCATCACCCAGGCCGCCCAGGCCGTGCAGCTCTCCGGTTTCCCGAACGCGTACGCGCAGTGGGAGCCGCTGGCCCGGGCACTGCAGCAGGCCATCGTCCAAACCCTGCCGAACGGCGGCACAGGCCAGACCGGCCAGGAACCGGGTACCGCTCCGGGCGGCGCCGGAGGCTGCAAGCCGGGCGAGGACGGAGCCGGCTGGGGCTCCATCCCCGAAGGGACCGTCCCCGCCGGATACAAGATCCCCGCCGACGCCTCGCCGAAGGTCCGCATCGCCATCGACTGGGCGATGCACCAGCTCGGCACCCTCTACCAGTGGGGCGGCACCTGCACCGCGCCGCACGGCCCCGACCCCATGGGCCGCTGCGACTGCTCCAGCCTCATGCAGCAGGCCTACGCCAAGGCTGGCATCCAGCTCACCCGCACCACGTACACGCAGGTCAAGGAGGGTGACGCCGTACCGGCGAACACCCTGATCCCCGGTGACCTGCTCTTCACCCGCGGCACCGCCGCCGTCCCCGAGCACGTCGGCATGTACATCGGCGCCGGCCTGGTGATCAACGCACCGCGCACAACGAAGCCGGTGCGGATCGAGAAGGTCGGCGACTGGCAGATCCTCGCGGTCCGCCGAATCCCCGCGCTCAACAGCTAG
- a CDS encoding site-specific DNA-methyltransferase, which yields MPFSLHQGDALSVLSGLPDNCVDSVITDPPYNSGGRTAKERTSRTARQKYTSGDAGHTLADFTGENMDQRSYGFWLTQIMTEAQRATRPGGTALLFTDWRQLPITTDAIQAAGWTWRGVLAWHKPAARPQKGRFTQNCEFIVWGSNGDMDGSRNEVYLPGLYSGSQPAGKKRQHITQKPVEVMRELVKISPPGGTVLDFCAGSGSTGVAALLEGRDFIGVEKTRHYAEIASDRLTEALQQTYSQDDFVLTA from the coding sequence TTGCCTTTCTCCCTGCACCAGGGCGACGCCCTCAGCGTCCTGTCCGGCCTCCCCGACAACTGCGTCGACTCCGTCATCACCGACCCGCCGTACAACTCGGGCGGGCGGACGGCGAAGGAGCGCACGAGCCGCACGGCCCGACAGAAGTACACCTCGGGCGACGCCGGCCACACCCTGGCCGACTTCACCGGCGAGAACATGGATCAGAGGTCGTACGGCTTCTGGCTGACGCAGATCATGACCGAAGCCCAGCGGGCCACCCGCCCCGGAGGCACGGCGCTGCTGTTCACCGACTGGCGCCAGCTGCCCATCACCACGGATGCGATCCAGGCCGCCGGCTGGACGTGGCGCGGGGTCCTGGCCTGGCACAAGCCCGCCGCCCGCCCGCAGAAGGGGCGCTTCACCCAGAACTGCGAGTTCATCGTCTGGGGGTCCAACGGCGACATGGACGGCTCCCGGAACGAGGTCTACCTCCCGGGCCTGTACTCCGGCTCGCAGCCGGCGGGCAAGAAGAGGCAGCACATCACGCAGAAGCCGGTCGAGGTGATGCGCGAGCTCGTCAAGATCAGCCCGCCCGGCGGAACCGTCCTCGACTTCTGCGCCGGATCCGGCAGCACAGGTGTCGCAGCCCTACTGGAGGGCCGGGACTTCATCGGCGTCGAGAAGACCAGACACTACGCCGAGATCGCCTCCGACCGTCTCACCGAAGCCCTCCAGCAGACGTACTCCCAGGACGACTTCGTCCTCACAGCCTGA
- a CDS encoding DUF4913 domain-containing protein: MDPIRVPDADLESIEASVRKLLDQSAQQARQLDSLSSAPDPMPFAGFTMPGLPGMPAPVLPPEPKPILELDGEDRENELDSLTDWVEDFLMPVYGAEITTSAPWCEQWQEHLDVVAWLHALWMAYQQHKDPEAGPSGMFVWHRDFLSHAMAAVRAAGGPLSACQTDPDRPAHRLLRGPGRSTRPVATAADDTEHGVEAAS, encoded by the coding sequence ATGGACCCGATCCGCGTCCCCGACGCCGACCTGGAGAGCATCGAGGCCAGCGTCCGCAAGCTCCTGGACCAGTCGGCCCAGCAGGCTCGGCAGCTTGACAGCCTGTCCTCCGCACCCGACCCGATGCCCTTCGCCGGGTTCACGATGCCGGGCCTGCCCGGCATGCCCGCCCCCGTGCTGCCGCCCGAGCCGAAGCCGATCCTGGAGCTGGACGGCGAAGATCGGGAAAACGAACTGGACTCCCTGACCGACTGGGTGGAGGACTTCCTCATGCCGGTTTACGGCGCGGAGATCACCACATCCGCGCCGTGGTGCGAACAGTGGCAGGAACACCTCGACGTCGTGGCGTGGCTGCACGCCCTGTGGATGGCCTACCAGCAGCACAAAGACCCCGAAGCCGGACCCAGCGGCATGTTCGTGTGGCACCGGGACTTCCTCAGCCACGCGATGGCCGCCGTCCGCGCAGCCGGCGGACCGCTGTCGGCCTGCCAGACCGACCCCGACCGCCCCGCCCACCGCCTGCTGCGAGGCCCCGGCCGATCCACCCGCCCGGTGGCCACCGCGGCAGACGACACGGAGCACGGCGTCGAGGCGGCCTCGTGA
- the hisC gene encoding histidinol-phosphate transaminase yields the protein MSDPNSATAGPTAGPTAGPTDGLTDGPAFPRLRADVSTLPRYVPGKAAADEFVDKLSSNENPYPPLPSVIGAVESWLGRLNRYPDPSSAELTAELSARLGVPADHLVLGTGSVGITQHLVAAAAGPGDEVVFAWRSFEAYPLLAWAAGATSVQVPLRDETHDLDALADAVTDRTRIVFVCNPNNPTGTAVRRAELERFLDRVPPEVLVVIDEAYREFVGDEEVPDGIELYRDRPNVAVLRTFSKAYGLAALRVGYAVAHPRVTAALRACSVPLGVSGPAQAAALASLRATEELRERVADLVAERERVSAGLRAEGYEVPESHANFVWLRLGSRTAYFADACEAAGLMVRPFGDEGVRITIGSPDANDRLLKTAAHWDR from the coding sequence ATGTCCGATCCGAACTCCGCGACCGCCGGTCCGACCGCCGGTCCGACCGCCGGTCCGACCGATGGTCTGACCGATGGTCCGGCCTTCCCGCGGCTGCGCGCCGACGTCTCCACGCTCCCCCGCTACGTGCCGGGCAAGGCCGCCGCCGACGAGTTCGTCGACAAGCTCTCCTCCAACGAGAACCCGTACCCGCCGCTGCCGTCGGTGATCGGCGCGGTCGAGAGCTGGCTGGGCCGGCTCAACCGCTACCCCGACCCCTCCTCCGCCGAGCTGACCGCCGAGCTCTCCGCGCGCCTGGGCGTGCCCGCCGACCACCTGGTCCTGGGCACCGGCTCCGTGGGCATCACCCAGCACCTGGTCGCGGCCGCCGCGGGCCCCGGCGACGAGGTCGTCTTCGCCTGGCGCTCCTTCGAGGCGTACCCGCTGCTGGCGTGGGCCGCCGGGGCGACCTCCGTACAGGTGCCGCTGCGCGACGAGACGCACGACCTGGACGCGCTGGCCGACGCGGTCACCGACCGCACCCGCATCGTCTTCGTCTGCAACCCGAACAACCCGACGGGCACCGCCGTGCGCCGCGCCGAGCTGGAGCGGTTCCTGGACCGGGTGCCGCCCGAGGTGCTGGTCGTCATCGACGAGGCGTACCGGGAGTTCGTCGGGGACGAAGAGGTGCCCGACGGCATCGAGCTGTACCGGGACCGCCCCAACGTCGCCGTCCTGCGCACCTTCTCCAAGGCGTACGGGCTGGCCGCGCTCCGCGTCGGCTACGCGGTGGCCCACCCCCGGGTGACGGCCGCGCTGCGCGCCTGCTCCGTACCGCTCGGGGTGAGCGGCCCCGCCCAGGCGGCCGCGCTGGCCTCGCTGCGCGCCACGGAGGAGCTGCGCGAGCGGGTCGCCGACCTGGTGGCCGAGCGCGAGCGGGTCAGCGCCGGCCTGCGCGCCGAGGGCTACGAGGTCCCCGAGAGCCACGCCAACTTCGTCTGGCTGCGCCTGGGTTCCCGTACGGCCTACTTCGCGGACGCCTGCGAGGCGGCCGGCCTGATGGTCCGCCCCTTCGGCGACGAGGGCGTGCGCATCACGATCGGCTCCCCGGACGCGAACGACCGCCTCCTGAAGACGGCGGCCCACTGGGACCGGTAA
- a CDS encoding DUF6415 family natural product biosynthesis protein, with protein MNPSKTPTVEELTARALAPYSERPDAESVARLVDDLITVGYELHTEVSQVPAAQRTERAGAALSEWSYFIDVGPSSHGDHVNWNHARALARILRNLAEASQYREPVRGDEATG; from the coding sequence ATGAACCCCAGCAAGACGCCGACGGTTGAGGAGCTCACTGCGCGCGCTCTAGCTCCCTATTCGGAGCGCCCCGACGCCGAAAGTGTGGCCCGCCTGGTCGATGATCTGATCACCGTGGGATACGAACTTCACACCGAGGTGTCTCAGGTTCCGGCGGCCCAGAGGACCGAACGTGCGGGAGCCGCGCTGAGCGAGTGGTCGTACTTCATCGACGTAGGCCCGTCGAGCCACGGCGACCACGTGAACTGGAACCACGCGAGGGCCCTGGCCCGCATCCTGCGGAACCTCGCGGAAGCCAGCCAATACCGGGAGCCGGTACGAGGCGATGAGGCGACCGGATGA
- a CDS encoding helix-turn-helix transcriptional regulator → MSSDATPDPYDNPVAFGQRVQIYRNRRGMTREQLAGLLGHHASWVKKIETGTMGMPRLPEILRIAEVLRVRRLNDLVGDVGAEPHTDLFLGPGHDRLPAVRAALSAYPAPGAREAPTKVYLRAALDAAWAARHEAPNHREILGQLLPGLVRDAQLGVRQADTASDRRAALALQAETFFLAQFFVAYQPDPSLLWRVAERGMVAAQESEDLHAIGVAAWLAAQAHRDSGPGHYDEADDLVMQALQLLEPGLPDAPLDVQAITGALRVEAGLTAAKRRDTGTAWGWWDRAGGISRQLPANYFHRVTSFGRAVMGAHGVTVAVELRAGGESVRQANRAETSAIPSRPRRARHRIEQARAYYLDGQRETALATLEQAHAAAPETIRYNGYARSIVLEETTSRVPERRQRASRLAVDIGMLAA, encoded by the coding sequence GTGTCATCCGATGCTACGCCCGACCCGTACGACAACCCCGTCGCGTTCGGGCAACGTGTCCAGATCTACCGCAACCGCCGAGGCATGACCCGCGAGCAACTGGCTGGCCTCCTCGGCCACCACGCCTCGTGGGTCAAGAAGATCGAGACCGGCACCATGGGAATGCCGCGCCTGCCGGAGATCCTCCGCATCGCCGAAGTGCTCCGCGTCCGCCGCCTGAACGACCTCGTGGGCGATGTCGGCGCCGAACCACACACCGACCTGTTCCTCGGGCCCGGTCATGATCGTCTCCCCGCAGTCCGCGCTGCGCTGTCTGCATACCCGGCGCCCGGCGCCCGGGAGGCACCCACGAAGGTGTATCTGCGGGCCGCGCTGGATGCCGCCTGGGCCGCCCGACATGAGGCGCCCAACCACCGCGAGATCCTGGGCCAGTTGCTGCCCGGGCTGGTCCGTGACGCACAGCTCGGCGTCCGCCAGGCTGATACCGCGAGCGACCGGCGCGCAGCCCTCGCCCTCCAGGCTGAGACGTTCTTCCTCGCCCAGTTCTTCGTCGCCTACCAGCCGGACCCCTCCCTGTTGTGGCGGGTGGCCGAGCGTGGCATGGTCGCCGCGCAGGAATCCGAGGACCTGCATGCGATCGGCGTGGCAGCGTGGCTGGCTGCGCAGGCTCACCGGGACTCCGGTCCGGGTCACTACGACGAGGCGGACGACCTCGTCATGCAAGCGCTGCAACTTTTGGAGCCCGGGCTACCCGACGCCCCGCTCGACGTGCAGGCGATCACGGGAGCCCTCCGCGTCGAGGCCGGACTCACTGCTGCGAAACGCCGTGACACCGGCACCGCGTGGGGATGGTGGGACCGGGCAGGCGGTATTTCCCGCCAGCTGCCCGCCAACTACTTCCATCGGGTGACGTCCTTCGGCCGAGCTGTGATGGGGGCCCACGGAGTCACCGTCGCGGTTGAGCTTCGAGCCGGCGGAGAGTCCGTACGGCAGGCCAACCGGGCTGAGACCAGCGCGATCCCGTCCCGGCCGCGCCGGGCCCGGCACCGCATCGAGCAGGCCCGCGCCTACTACCTGGATGGGCAGCGCGAGACTGCGCTGGCCACGTTGGAGCAGGCGCACGCGGCCGCTCCGGAGACGATCCGCTACAACGGGTACGCCCGCTCCATCGTGCTGGAGGAGACCACGTCACGGGTGCCGGAGCGCCGACAACGGGCAAGCCGACTGGCTGTCGATATCGGCATGCTGGCCGCGTAG
- a CDS encoding MarR family transcriptional regulator, translating to MPVSDTGEEFRETLTEKFADLIGKTPVRGRPVQQVDVSVRVTQRAPHEMYGTAGFSAVSNEFLSEVLAVLIAQHGMSPIQSAVLVWCIGKQKEGWVKATHKLIAERLGVERANVTRAVSRLEEWHMIQKVRPGVLFVNPLIGFMGNGDRQQEILAKLRQGTPENAFPLLNAPPAPRSAQLELGQDQEEAAC from the coding sequence GTGCCCGTCTCCGACACCGGCGAGGAGTTCAGGGAGACGCTGACCGAGAAGTTCGCGGACCTCATCGGGAAGACGCCGGTGCGGGGCCGGCCGGTCCAGCAGGTGGACGTCAGTGTCCGGGTCACTCAGCGGGCCCCACACGAGATGTACGGGACGGCCGGCTTCAGCGCCGTCAGCAACGAGTTCCTCAGCGAGGTCCTCGCCGTCCTCATCGCCCAACACGGCATGTCCCCGATCCAGTCCGCCGTCCTGGTCTGGTGCATCGGCAAGCAGAAGGAGGGCTGGGTCAAGGCGACGCACAAGCTGATCGCCGAACGACTCGGGGTCGAGCGGGCCAACGTCACCCGGGCCGTCAGCCGCCTGGAAGAGTGGCACATGATCCAGAAGGTCCGCCCCGGTGTCCTCTTCGTGAATCCCCTGATCGGCTTCATGGGCAACGGCGACCGTCAGCAGGAGATCCTGGCTAAGCTGCGGCAAGGGACCCCAGAGAACGCGTTTCCCCTGCTCAACGCTCCACCCGCCCCACGAAGCGCGCAGTTGGAACTCGGTCAGGACCAGGAGGAGGCGGCATGCTGA
- a CDS encoding ABC transporter permease, whose amino-acid sequence MSSISLAVRDSATMLRRNLLHARRYPSLTLNLLLTPIMLLLLFVYIFGDVMSAGIGGGDRSDYIAYLVPGLLLMTIGSTTIGTAVSVSNDMTEGIIARFRTMAIHRGSVLIGHVIGSVLQSIASVVLVGAVGVAIGFRSTDATALEWLAAFGLLVLFALAFTWIAVGMGLISPNAEAASNNALPMILLPLLSSAFVPVEGMPGWFQPIAEYQPFTPAIETLRGLLLGSEIGHNGWLAVAWCVGLAVLGYFWSASKFNSDPK is encoded by the coding sequence ATGAGCTCGATCTCCCTCGCCGTCCGCGACTCGGCCACGATGCTGCGCCGCAACCTCCTGCACGCGCGGCGCTACCCGTCCCTCACCCTGAACCTGCTGCTCACGCCGATCATGCTGCTGCTGCTCTTCGTCTACATCTTCGGCGACGTGATGAGCGCGGGCATCGGCGGCGGCGACCGGTCCGACTACATCGCCTACCTCGTGCCGGGCCTCCTGCTGATGACCATCGGCTCCACCACGATCGGCACCGCGGTGTCCGTCTCCAACGACATGACCGAGGGCATCATCGCCCGCTTCCGCACGATGGCGATCCACCGCGGATCGGTGCTCATCGGGCACGTCATCGGCAGCGTGCTCCAGTCGATCGCGAGCGTGGTCCTCGTGGGCGCCGTGGGCGTGGCCATCGGCTTCCGGTCCACGGACGCCACCGCCCTGGAATGGCTGGCCGCCTTCGGGCTGCTCGTCCTGTTCGCCCTGGCGTTCACCTGGATCGCCGTCGGCATGGGCCTGATCAGCCCGAACGCCGAGGCCGCCTCCAACAACGCGCTGCCGATGATCCTCCTGCCGCTGCTGTCCAGTGCCTTCGTCCCGGTCGAGGGGATGCCGGGCTGGTTCCAGCCGATCGCCGAGTACCAGCCGTTCACCCCGGCCATCGAGACCCTGCGCGGGCTGCTGCTCGGCAGCGAGATCGGCCACAACGGGTGGCTCGCGGTCGCCTGGTGCGTGGGCCTCGCGGTGCTCGGCTACTTCTGGTCGGCCTCGAAGTTCAACAGCGACCCGAAGTAG
- a CDS encoding ATP-binding cassette domain-containing protein → MTNPAITANGLRKSYGDKVVLDGIDLSVPEGTVFSLLGPNGAGKTTAVKILSTLVSPDPASGPIRVGGHDLAADPQAVRAAIGVTGQFSAVDGLITGEENMLLMADLHHLSRREGRRVAAELLERFDLVEAAKKPASTYSGGMKRRLDIAMTLVGDPRIIFLDEPTTGLDPRARHNMWQIIRGLVSDGVTVFLTTQYLEEADQLADRIAVLNDGKIAAQGTADQLKRLIPGGHIRLRFSVPSAYQFAAATLREATRDDEALTLQLPSDGSQRELRSVLDRLDSAGIEADELTVHTPDLDDVFFALTGTDPRHGRSGQTDQTGKTGQTDQTGKTDQPEEAVR, encoded by the coding sequence ATGACGAACCCCGCCATCACCGCGAACGGGCTGCGCAAGTCCTACGGGGACAAGGTCGTGCTCGACGGCATCGACCTGAGCGTCCCCGAGGGAACGGTCTTCTCCCTCCTCGGCCCGAACGGCGCCGGCAAGACCACCGCCGTCAAGATCCTCTCCACCCTAGTCTCCCCCGACCCCGCCTCCGGCCCGATCCGCGTCGGCGGCCACGACCTCGCCGCCGACCCGCAGGCGGTCCGCGCCGCGATCGGAGTCACCGGCCAGTTCTCCGCCGTCGACGGGCTGATCACCGGCGAGGAGAACATGCTCCTCATGGCCGACCTGCACCACCTGTCCAGGCGGGAAGGGCGGCGGGTCGCCGCCGAACTCCTGGAGCGCTTCGACCTGGTGGAGGCCGCGAAGAAGCCCGCCTCCACCTACTCCGGCGGCATGAAGCGCCGCCTCGACATCGCCATGACCCTGGTCGGCGACCCGAGGATCATCTTCCTCGACGAACCGACCACCGGCCTCGACCCCCGGGCCCGCCACAACATGTGGCAGATCATCCGCGGGCTCGTCTCCGACGGCGTCACCGTCTTCCTCACCACCCAGTACCTGGAGGAGGCCGACCAGCTCGCCGACCGCATCGCGGTGCTCAACGACGGCAAGATCGCCGCCCAGGGCACCGCCGACCAGCTCAAGCGGCTGATCCCCGGCGGCCACATCCGGCTCCGCTTCTCCGTCCCGTCCGCGTACCAGTTCGCCGCCGCCACCCTGCGCGAGGCCACCCGGGACGACGAGGCGCTGACGCTGCAGCTCCCCAGCGACGGCAGCCAGCGCGAGCTGCGCTCCGTGCTCGACCGGCTGGACTCCGCCGGCATCGAGGCCGACGAGCTCACCGTCCACACCCCCGACCTCGACGACGTGTTCTTCGCCCTGACCGGCACCGACCCGCGGCACGGCCGCTCCGGCCAGACCGATCAGACCGGCAAGACCGGCCAGACCGACCAGACAGGCAAGACCGACCAGCCCGAGGAGGCTGTCCGATGA
- a CDS encoding DUF4097 family beta strand repeat-containing protein yields the protein MQKFVTPAPISAVLDIPAGSVRFIATDRADTAVEVRPADASKGRDVKAAEQTTVEYGDGVLRIKAPEAKNQILGSSGSVEVTVQLPAGSRVEAKAASAELRGVGRLGDVAFEGAQGSVKLDEAQSVQLTLMAGDVSVGHLGGSARISTQKGDLSITEAVHGTVELRTEYGEISVGAARGVSATLDAGTSYGRIHNALGNTDGAAAGLNIHATTAYGNVTARSL from the coding sequence ATGCAGAAGTTCGTCACCCCCGCCCCCATCTCGGCCGTCCTGGACATCCCCGCGGGAAGCGTCCGGTTCATCGCCACCGACCGGGCGGACACCGCGGTCGAGGTCCGCCCGGCGGACGCCTCCAAGGGCCGCGACGTGAAGGCGGCCGAGCAGACCACCGTCGAGTACGGCGACGGCGTCCTGCGGATTAAGGCCCCGGAGGCGAAGAACCAGATCCTGGGTTCCTCCGGATCCGTCGAGGTCACCGTCCAGCTGCCGGCCGGCTCCCGCGTCGAGGCGAAGGCGGCCAGCGCCGAACTCCGGGGCGTCGGACGCCTCGGTGACGTCGCCTTCGAGGGCGCGCAGGGTTCCGTCAAGCTCGACGAGGCGCAGAGCGTCCAGCTGACGCTGATGGCCGGTGACGTCTCGGTCGGGCATCTGGGCGGGTCCGCCCGGATCAGCACGCAGAAGGGCGACCTCTCCATCACCGAGGCCGTGCACGGCACCGTCGAACTGCGCACCGAGTACGGCGAGATCTCGGTCGGTGCCGCCCGCGGGGTGTCCGCCACCCTCGATGCCGGCACCTCGTACGGCCGGATCCACAACGCCCTCGGCAACACCGACGGCGCCGCCGCCGGCCTCAACATCCACGCGACCACCGCCTACGGCAACGTCACCGCCCGCAGCCTGTAA